A portion of the Gigantopelta aegis isolate Gae_Host chromosome 10, Gae_host_genome, whole genome shotgun sequence genome contains these proteins:
- the LOC121382873 gene encoding fumarylacetoacetate hydrolase domain-containing protein 2-like isoform X1, with amino-acid sequence MRFVQFLLNGSSRLGVELKEGGDIVDLNAGNKSLPGDMKTFIEQGQQSLQAAKSIVESGQHVVKRENIELLAPITDCDKVICIGMNYKDHCEEQKCPVPVEPIIFSKFSSTLIGPHSDIEYPSETTQLDWEVEMAFVIGKGGKNIKKSDAMQHVFGYTVAHDVSARDWQMKKNGGQWIIGKSMDGFCPLGPAIVMKEDIEDPHNLRLYCRVNGVTKQDSSTCQIVHKTEDLIAFISRLFTLRSGDVVLTGTPPGVGVFRKPPEFLKKGDVVECEIENIGKLVNKIV; translated from the exons ATGCGTTTTGTGCAGTTTTTGCTGAACGGTTCTTCCCGACTGGGGGTGGAGTTGAAGGAAGGCGGGGACATTGTTGACCTGAACGCTGGTAACAAGTCCCTGCCTGGTGACATGAAGACGTTCATTGAGCAGGGACAGCAGTCACTTCAAGCAGCCAAAAG TATTGTAGAAAGTGGACAGCATGTAGTGAAGAGAGAAAACATCGAACTGCTGGCACCGATCACAGACTGCGACAAAGTGATATGTATTGGCATGAACTACAAGGACCACTGCGAGGAACAGAAATGTCCCGTGCCAGTGGAGCCGATCATATTCAGCAAGTTCTCCAGTACCCTGATTGGACCacacagtgacatagagtatcCCAGTGAAAccacg CAGCTGGATTGGGAAGTGGAGATGGCATTTGTTATTGGCAAGGGAGGTAAGAACATTAAG AAATCGGATGCTATGCAGCATGTGTTTGGATAcacagtagcccatgacgtcAGTGCCAGAGACTGGCAGATGAAGAAAAATGGTGGACAGTGGATTATTGGCAAATCCATGGATGGCTTCTGTCCACTTGGACCAGCCATTGTGATGAAAGAAGACATAGAAG ATCCACATAACCTGCGGCTGTATTGCCGAGTGAATGGCGTCACAAAACAAGACAGCTCCACCTGTCAGATTGTTCACAAAACTGAGGACCTTATTGCATTTATATCCAG gctTTTCACACTGAGATCTGGTGATGTGGTATTAACCGGAACTCCACCAGGTGTTGGAGTGTTTAGGAAACCACCAGAGTTCCTTAAG AAGGGAGATGTAGTAGAGTGTGAGATAGAGAACATTGGAAAACTGGTGAACAAGATTGTCTGA
- the LOC121382873 gene encoding fumarylacetoacetate hydrolase domain-containing protein 2-like isoform X2, whose product MRFVQFLLNGSSRLGVELKEGGDIVDLNAGNKSLPGDMKTFIEQGQQSLQAAKSIVESGQHVVKRENIELLAPITDCDKVICIGMNYKDHCEEQKCPVPVEPIIFSKFSSTLIGPHSDIEYPSETTKSDAMQHVFGYTVAHDVSARDWQMKKNGGQWIIGKSMDGFCPLGPAIVMKEDIEDPHNLRLYCRVNGVTKQDSSTCQIVHKTEDLIAFISRLFTLRSGDVVLTGTPPGVGVFRKPPEFLKKGDVVECEIENIGKLVNKIV is encoded by the exons ATGCGTTTTGTGCAGTTTTTGCTGAACGGTTCTTCCCGACTGGGGGTGGAGTTGAAGGAAGGCGGGGACATTGTTGACCTGAACGCTGGTAACAAGTCCCTGCCTGGTGACATGAAGACGTTCATTGAGCAGGGACAGCAGTCACTTCAAGCAGCCAAAAG TATTGTAGAAAGTGGACAGCATGTAGTGAAGAGAGAAAACATCGAACTGCTGGCACCGATCACAGACTGCGACAAAGTGATATGTATTGGCATGAACTACAAGGACCACTGCGAGGAACAGAAATGTCCCGTGCCAGTGGAGCCGATCATATTCAGCAAGTTCTCCAGTACCCTGATTGGACCacacagtgacatagagtatcCCAGTGAAAccacg AAATCGGATGCTATGCAGCATGTGTTTGGATAcacagtagcccatgacgtcAGTGCCAGAGACTGGCAGATGAAGAAAAATGGTGGACAGTGGATTATTGGCAAATCCATGGATGGCTTCTGTCCACTTGGACCAGCCATTGTGATGAAAGAAGACATAGAAG ATCCACATAACCTGCGGCTGTATTGCCGAGTGAATGGCGTCACAAAACAAGACAGCTCCACCTGTCAGATTGTTCACAAAACTGAGGACCTTATTGCATTTATATCCAG gctTTTCACACTGAGATCTGGTGATGTGGTATTAACCGGAACTCCACCAGGTGTTGGAGTGTTTAGGAAACCACCAGAGTTCCTTAAG AAGGGAGATGTAGTAGAGTGTGAGATAGAGAACATTGGAAAACTGGTGAACAAGATTGTCTGA